Below is a genomic region from Scylla paramamosain isolate STU-SP2022 unplaced genomic scaffold, ASM3559412v1 Contig32, whole genome shotgun sequence.
acatatgctggtatacacacaaataatattttGGCTTTAGCAGATTAAGTATGAGGTACGAGTATATGAGATGTAGATTATGTAGGTGGTACAGTAAGATACAGCAAAGTAATGCCAACACAATACAGTAAGCCTCCCTGGAGAGCAGTGAACCAATAACACACCAGTAAAATATATTGCACAGATGGCAGTATTTTCACATAGAGGTCATTACTAAGTGTACAGTTTGATGACaaagtcaaagagagagagagagagagagagagagagagagagagagagagagagagagagagagagagagagagagagagagagagagagagagagagagagagagagagagagagagagagagagagagagagagagagagagagagagagagagagagagagagagagagagagagagagagagagagagagagagaactaacttaacttaacttaacctaacccaacgcaacccaacccaacccaacccaacccaacccaacttaacttaacctgacctgacctgacctgacccaactGACCTGTGAGCCCTGGAGTCCACCGACAACTGACTATCCACACTGGAGGCCCTTCTCAACACCCAATAGTCATGACcaccagaagtagtagtagtagtagttgactGGAGGGACTTGGGACTCTCTCCTTgtaccctggtggtggtggtggtggtggtaatgggggGATGCGAGGCTGAACTGGTGCTGTGGGGGGAGGAGCTGCGACCCCCTAACGTCATAGAACTTGATCGAAAAATGTTTTGCCTgcagaagtggtagtagtagtagtagtagtagtagtagtagtagtagtagtagtagtagtagtagtagtagtagtagtagtagtagtagtagtagtagaacaaaaagaggaagaagaggtgatacaggactggataaacacacacacacacacacacacacacacacacacacacacacacacacacacacacacacacacacacacacacacacacacacagacagacagacagacagacagacagacagacagacagacagacaaacagacaaacagacacacttaTAAACACTTATGAGGGGAGAGTCTAAGAGTCACTTTTTACCTTAGTGTTCTCCAGTCTTGGtgctgaaaacaaacaaacaaataaacaaagcaaaataaaaacatgaaacacacacaagagaataaaataaggaaatgacacacacacacacacacacacacacacacacacacttactgtcCTGTGCACTTTCCACAATCCTCCTCTGAGGGAGAAGACAGCATCTGCAGAATTCCCAGAAGCTTGAGTTAATCTGAAGAAGGCGTGATGCTCAACACAGAACTGCCACAGGTGTTTACAGGCTGACTTACTGGGTGTCTCCACGCCGTAGGTGTTCTCCAAGCtctgggggaggcagggaggggcagggagactGCTACAGGTGTTTACAGGCTGACTTACTGGGTATCTCCTACTTGGCATCTTTGTAAATTCTGGCTGCATCCTTGAGTTGAGCCTGgcctgcctcacctcaccatCCTTCTTGCTGTGACTGTAGGCAGGGTGAGCAGGGTACAGGGTAAGGTACAGGGTGAGGGTGAAGTTTaaccattcctcctttcccccgtCACCCCatttccccatctcctccccccaAACACCCTGAAATGCTCCAAACCATAATAATTTTTGATGCGAGAAAGGGGCCCCtaaaattttgtttcttttaacttttcttcatttctttctatctaatgttcttcttccttcttcttcctctccccccacacctTGCTACATACTTCCTCCTCACCCTACCACCCAAACACCCCCCAGCACCcacaaacatcccaaaacaaactacaacttttttttcattaattctcttccttctctcattactgcacttctcttcctcttccctttcttcccacaCGCCCTACATCCTCCCCACAACCTCCGACACCCCTCCCCACATCTCCTTCCCcccaaacaccaccaaaacacccaaaacctctccaaaacaaactaaaaatggTCTCTGTCACTCCTCTGCCTTAAACTTAATTTCtacacacctctccctcttcttacacCTCACACAGCCTCACACACCTGCCCCCCACCTCGTCCACCCCCCAGACCAGCTCCAAGGGAGAAGACAGCATCCGTAGAATTCCCAGAAGCTTGAGTCAATCTGAAGAAGCACTGCCACAGGTGTTTACAGGCTGACTTACTGGGTGTCTCCAAGCCGTAGGTGTTCTCCAAGCtctgggggaggcagggaggggcagtgagagagagggagaggcagggagagaacaCAGAACTGCCACAGTTGTTTACAGGCTGACTTACTGGGTGTCTCGAAGCCGTAGGTGTTCTCAGAGCtctgggggaggcagggagtggcagtgagagagagggagaggcagggagagagagggagagtgttatGTTTAATTTACTTCCAAGGGATGTGGTTTTACACGAGTCTGTGCTGAAGGTGTGAAGaaaatgttgttattttttttattttatttattattttttttatttatggtcttaggatagagggagagggagagtgggagtgttgtttttagagagagagagagagagaaagagagagataggtacttacatttttatctttcactcTGAAAAATCTCCCACGAAAATACACCTTGGAAATTCTCGGActggaaaataaacaagtaaataaataaataaataaacaaataaataagtaaataaaccaacaaaaacaaaacaaaaaatgaaatgcatataaaaaaacgtacatttaacgaaaaaatatacaacaactacaacaacaacaacaactactactactactactactactactactactactactactactactactactacttaccaaaAATAATTCCCCACTTTCGCCTTATTTTTGAGTACAACGACCCCAGCTGGTGTGAGGCCCAAAAAGTACTCGATGTTGTCTTCTCCCTGAAACATAGagccaggtcaggtcaggtcaggtcacgtggggttaggttacgttaagttaggtcgAGGTAGATTAAAGGTCGTcgaggttaagttatgttaaaCATGTCGTATTTTTGCCATTTCTTCAACCAGCCATTGAAAATAATTGCGAATAAGATTTTTCACGTCTCAAACCATTCTTTAATTACTTCTGGCTGTTTTTGGCTTTCTTAAATCTTGTTGGTGTACATTCCGTTCCAGTTTTTATTACGATATGCTGATTGACATGTAAGTTAATGCATTAATTGGTAGATACATGTTACCAATAGCATGTTATGTAGCATTACACCGTGTCAGGAGCTGGTGAAGACGTGAGCgggagggaaacaaaatgatTGGAAAATGGAGCTCCAaggaagttatttatttattttatttatttatttattttttttttatttcagtgtagGAGGGGCGTCGGTCATTGTCATTGAAtttatagggaaaggaaataccCAGTGAAGTGTCAGTGCCTTAAAGGGCTTACACGTGCTCTGGCGGAGGTTTGGTACAATCTTGACCACGGGATGGTTACAattatcttttattactttttaagtaagatgcatatattttgggaacttatttatttattttttttcccttagtttttaaattgttttgtcttttagagatttttttttcctttttgagtTTAATGTAATGTTGATATTTTGAAAAGTTTACTGCTATATTTGAAAATCTTTGGGCTTGTAATGATAATTTGTAACTCATATTttgtttaatgagagagagagagagagagagagagagagagagagagagagagagagagagagagagagagagagagagagagagagagagagagagagagagagagagagagagagagagagagagatgaatgagcaGATTGATAACAGGTACAGGTAAGCGCCCTTGTAATACATCTTGTTTAACTTATGGAAAGAACTGGTACctggaataatgataataataatgataatggtaataataataataataagaggggtggtggtggtggtggtggtactattgttgttggaataataataataataataataataataataataataataataataataataataataaaaatagtaataataatagagtggtggtggtggttgtactattgttgttgttttcgttctttttttttcttcttcttcttcttctttgtgtgtgtgtgtgtgtgtgtgtgtgtgtgtttacagattaaaaaaaaataaatacctttcttcttcttcttctcttcttccataacAGGTCATAGAAGGTTATATTTATTATGTGAacttgatcagagagagagagagagagagagagagagagagagagagagagagagagagagaatgaatctctctctctctctctctctctctctctctctctctctctctctctctctctctctctctctctctctctctctctctctctctctcctctacgaGTCAGTAAGGATTAGCTGTGTATAATTTCACCCTGAAATAGAGGGTGAATGGAGACGTGCCtgcaaaatagtagtagtagtagtagtagtagtagtaaaaatatttaattatatatatatatatatatatatatatatatatatatatatatatatatatatatatatatatatatatatatatatatatatatatatatttaaaataattactctctctctctctctctctctctctctctccttcgacAATATTGAaacaaaggcagagagagagagagagagagagagagagagagagagagagagagagagagagagagagagagagagagagagaataattcttTTAcgatatatataattaatttttttttactactactactactttttttttaatgtgggaaggacactggccatgggcaacaaaaatccaataaaaaaaaaatgcccactgaaatgccagtcccataaaagggtcaaggagaggtgaagtttccagttcagattataagtaaaggacagaccgaggatgttcagtgtagaagagggagacagttccCAATGGGCACGGCACGTGAATTCGATGTGGATTATTCATGGATTTCTGGTGAAATCTTGAGTACGCAAGTATTCACTaaatttccacgtcttttccacATGGATAACTGGTTACCAGATTCACGTGAATAACTGGAAAAAGAAATCACGTGATTTCTTTAGTAATTTTATACACGCATAAATCTGGTACTTGAATTCACGTGAtaatacattactaaaaatggcATTCTGGGCGTTAATTATATGCTTTTGTTAACattaaatttaaaataaaatagtaaaaataaggtCAGTCCAGAACATTATACATCCACCTTGATTAATTTTAGTTGTTACATTTCATCTGTAGCCTACTAATGATAATCCATATATTCGCAAccttcatacatatatataggcTACAAAATTTTGAGCTGCCCGCTAAATCAAATAGTCTACCCGGCCGCCAGGCAATGCACCATGCAGTCACTGAAACACGGAGATTAAATTgagtattcatctctctctctctctctctctctctctctctctctctctctctctctctctctctctgatgtgtttattttctttacatcaataaattattttaatttgaatttgaatttttctCTATTGTTGTCCGTAAATGCTGGCAAACCACAAAGTAATCatattatgtattatgaaaTAGATTTCAGGGTAGCATTGTTGGAATATATTAAGGAATTATCACCATAGTAAGCTAAAATAATAGGGCGAGGGAGTTTGCGCAACGCGCTGCTCGGATGGTCTGCCTTGTACGTGCCAGGCTGCCAGCCTCGGCCGTTGGCGCGAAAACTGTGGGAAAGACAGGGACAGTTCAGGAAGTCTCAGGCTGTTTTGGAGCCTTTCGTGGCTGTGCTAGCAAATAGCAGGTATGTAGTGATGTATTCAAGTGTGAGGATTACCTGTGGGCAAAGTGTAGGATGTCAGTGGAGTGtacaaggaaagggagagcGTGATTGGAGAGAGTGTTGGACAAGAATTTTTAGGCGGCAGTGAATCTAGTCCTAGAGTGTTTCTTCATCTGCTCTAGGGGCTATGTGAGTTGCAGCGGCTGTGCGAGAAGACGCCTGTCTGCCCTACGGTAGTGATAGGTGTGCTCGTCACCTCTTATCCAGAGATGACCCTACcggggtggagtggagtggggtgGGGCCTGAGTGGAGTGGTTCTTACCTGGTTGGGCTCCCGAGGGAACCCCACAATGGCTAGCACGTGTGTAGTGGTAAAACCACTTTTGTCTGTAAATTATCAGTTACTGAATAGTAACTAGTTTTGAAGAGGTCAGATAGAATGTTTTCAAACTTAGGAAATTAATTTTACTAGGATGTGATGTGAAATTTGCACAGACAGACCATTAGTAACAATTAATTTCAGGAAGAGCGTATCCTGCTACTGTATGGGCTGGATCAACCTCAACTTGTAACTGGTGGTAGCTACTCCATCCATTAATTCTTTCCCTCTGTTGAGACAGCTTAAAgtgagtatgtatatataatgtcTTATTGAATGTTCTATCTATGCATGATGTACTGCTTCAAATTTACTTTACGGACCTTTAAAGTCTGACTGATCACCTATATCACTGTCATACTGAAACTCTCTTCAGAAGGCAATTTTTTGCtactttgtgttgtgtgtaatCATTGAGCTCGTTTGTGTTGTAGTATGTAATCTTTAAGCTACTCTGTGTTTTGTGTAAACTGCAGAACTactttaatttgtttttgtgtaCTCTAAACTAATATATTTCATTTGTTATCTTTCAGAGTAATAAACCACTACTCtaactttcctatttttccctgACTTTTGATCACAGTCTCTTCTCAATTAATTATGTCTTACCATAAAAGATACAGGCAGATACAACGTGAGCTCAAGGAACTGTTGGTTAGTAGTAGTGAAGAGGAAGCTGACTGGGttcatcaaaacaccaaaattcccAAACTTTACCATAATAACTCTGACCCATCTTTAAGCTTTTCTGACCAGGACAGTTGTGAAAGTACATCCTTATCCCCCTTGATAGTAACTGCACCAGAAGAATTAAGCACAGATGATGAGAGTCACCACCATATATCTGATTTGGCACTTGAAGAAGGATTAGCTTTATGGGCatcaaaaaataacattacacgCCAGGCAGCAAATGAATTATTGGAGCTGTTGAGGAATAATGGGCATAATCTACCTAAAGATTCACGCACTTTGATGGAAACTCCAAGGTACCTATCTTACTATAGTGACAGTCCCGACCAGCATGACAAGAGGCACCATGACACACTTTACCGAAGAAGAAGCCATGACCAAGGTGACAGGAGACAGCTTGACACACCTGACCGAAGTGATAGCCCTGGCCAGCAGGAGAGGAGATATGAAAAACACTATCAAAATAGAAGTCATGACCACTATGACTGGGACAATAGACGTGATAGACACAACCAGAGAGACAACAAGAGCAGGTGTGACCCTTGTAATGACAATCAAAAGAATCACAAAGGTAGCCAGGAAGATGCTGAATCCAGCTTCCCTCTAACTAGTAAGTTCTAATCCTTATCACTATGAGGAATTGTATGTAGTGATTAGTACCCAAAATGACAAAGTTGAACATAACAATATTAAGTACATAGACCTAGTTGATATACCCTGGAACATTATTGCACTGTTATATTCATTACGTATTAGGCTCCGTCCACACTAGCGGGTAAATCCCTCCGGGCACACAGAAGCTTACGTCCACGTGGCAATGCCTGCCTGCCTAGGCCCCTTGAGCCCCAGTCAAGAGACGAGCACCCGTGCAGTCAGGCAGAGGATCTCTTTAATCTGATGAAGACTGCGGTACGACAACATCAGACCACTGATTCTAGCCGGATGGAGGGGTAGACATGACCATCTGGTGTAGCCGTATGTACTTCCCTGGCAAACTGACAGCCATGGATCCAAAGCTCCCAATGTACCTTGTATGTCTGGCAGTGGTGTACTGCCAGGTGCAACGGGCTATGCCCGATGAAATTCCTCATCTTCTGTCACAGGCAGTTTACTCGTCTTTTGCaaaagtggagaaaatgtcGGCGGGCAAACAACTCGCTTCTGCCCGCTAGAGTGGATGGAGCCTTATATTGCATGGCATAGTAGGTAGTTTCTCACAACCATTTTCAGTTTCTCaattttctaaatatttaacccaactgtcctttatatatatgttttttttttttttttttttttttttttcacatcttggCCACTACGCTTGTTAATGACACTGGCCTATAGTTTAACGGATCCTCTTTACTGCCACCTTTAAAATTGGTTTGATGGTTGCCCTCTTCCAATCCACTGGTATTTTCCCGGCCCTGTGCCAGTGAGACATATCAAGTTACTCAATTTACCTGCTAATTGTTGTATGCACTCTTTTAGCACCCAATTTGATACCCCATTTGGCCCTCCTCACTTTCTTGCATCCAGTTCCTCCAATAGTTTTATAATTTCCTCTGTTAATGTTTGTACCCTTTCCAGTGCCCTTCCAGCCACTGACACTGTATCTATCTCAGCaaactccctctcccttgtgaACACACTTTAGAAACATTTatttaatacttctactacctcATTAATATTACCAAACATTTCACCATTCACTTTAACTTTCAGAATCTCATCtctatttttcagtttcttatttAAAAACTCATAATCACTTATCTACAATATTTTTctcaaacttctttttttcctgccttcttaTTTTGACATAttaatctctcttccttttgtacTCATTCCATAAATCTCCACTACTGTTCCTTGTCCATTTATGCTATGCCCACTCCTTAACTTGCATGGCTTCTGCACACTTTGTTATACCACTCTtctcttgatgtgtgtgtgtgtgtgtattttatttttcttgtaattggGAAGTTATTTAGCATCCTcagttatgtattatttttttcttatagaatTTCAGAAGCGAGTGTTACAACTTCTGCTGGACATCAGGAAAACTGTTTCGGATACGAGCACATGTGGTGGTAAACCAGCTGACACAGCTTGTACTCTTACAATCAAACGGAATAATTCCCTGGAAGAAGTGCAGAATCTAGAGGATAAATTGGTTAATCCCAGTTATTTCATGGAAGTGTGCAACCAGTGCGTCCGCATAGGTGGCTATAATAAGAGAGATATGGTCTCTAATTTGATGTGCAGGTTTATGACCAAAAACCTCATGTGTCAGTATAACATGCTTGGGCAGAGAGGCAAGTTGTCTTTTAGAAAAACAAAGTTATACAATGTGATTCAGGAGAGCGTGCTTAAAAAGTTCTCAGATTCAAATGTGACAGAAATACAAATGATAGTTGCAGCAAAATTGCGTAATGCTCcaaaattgaaaaatgaaaattagcTGATGTAAAATGGTACTTACAATCAGTTAAGATCTGCAAGAATGTTAAAACAAACCAATCTTTGTCTCATGCATGACCTTGGTGAAGTAAAGTATTTTCATACCAAGATGAACTGCAATAGCGCAGTGAAAAATCTAGTCATACCCACTGCCACCAGGAGTCTAACCCGGGTCTCTTGAGTGAGAGCCAGACAGCAAGACCACTACACCACTGTGGTGTAGGGGTCTTGCTGCCTGGCTCTCACTCAAGAGACCCGGGTTCGACTTCTGGTGGCAGTGGGTATGACTAGATaaagtattttcattttgtatgtTACTAAAAAAATGCTGGTAAATTTATCTCATGACTGATTGTACACAGATGACCTTATATATTGTAACTATGTgtacatttcccttcctcccccctctctctctctcttaaagaagCTCTTTTTCTATCAGAATGACAAAATTTATTGATGTGTAAACAGTATAAGGGGGGATGTTAGAGAAGCTTAAGAATGAAAGAACCAGGACCGCCGAGAACTGAACCTCAGACAAGCTGTTCCCGCCACCACGCTAACCTGGTCCTGGTTCTTTCAACTTGTCGTTATGGGATTCAAGCTTAAGAATGGTTTTAAGATGTGGAGAGAGACTTACTGCTGTAAAATTTGAACCGATTGGGATATTACCTCATGATATTTATGTGAGATGATATTAATGATCTCAGATTATAAAAGCAAACTAGTATTATTAACAGtgatttattttgtaatttagtAATAGATATAACATTTTAATTTATAATTTTGCTTTTGCCTACCACTTAGGTTCCCATGTATTTTTACGTAAATGAAAAAGTATGGAGCTACACAAGTATCAATTCACAAAATGCTTAATTTCATTGACAACTGTGGTCTGTATTGTTTTAAGCATATTGTGTACTTGTGGCAGGCCTGgtattctttgcatatattccCCCTGGGGCTACATAGATACTAGAATGTAGCCCTCTCCATGTCGGCTGTGTGCCGTAAGAGGCGACTGATTCTGGCCCTGGGTGGGGATCTCTTTTACTAGCCCATAGCAGGTCTTTTTACCGCTTGAcatattttcccttctcatttccctttgctttctgtccattttcttttacgttCTCTTACTTTTCCGAGTGGTAGGCTGACTCTTTGTCAGAGTGAGGGTTGGTGTCCTTTACTTCCCATAgccatttctgtctttctcttgttctataTACCTCTACTGTTTAGGGTGACACTAGGCTGGGGATCTGCCCATTCTTCTCTACCTTTTATAGTCCCACTTGTGGCACATGCCCAGGGATAATGCTAGGCACAAGTGCCATGGGAACCCATTTATTGAGTCGTGGCCCGGGATGGCGGATGGTCACCCTCACAGTTCAAGGGTGGTTTCTGCTGTTCTGGACCATGGCATGGGGAGGTAATGCATAGGAGCAGGTGTCAGGCTATGGATGGATTGTGGCTAAAcaaagttttaattttttgtattactGGGATCATCCATTTATATATTGCAGTTATTCTTCATTCAAGTCAGATATCTTGAAAGcctttatatataaaaatgcaagcactaacttttttttttttttcataaaatatGGAAATTATTTTGGTTTTGATATTTTTACAAGGATGAAGATTATTAAATTTATGAAAAAGTGTAAGactgaagaatatatatatacacactttctgtattacttgtattttttacaTGCCTACCTTGTATTCTGAAATTGCACAGTACTATGGTTGCATTCAACAAGTGTGAAGGCTGCATTATCGTGCTCTACCAGCCTGCCTGTCAACAATGTGCGGTCTCGTAAAGGATATGTTTCTGTTTATAATAGCCTATTCGACTATAGCTTACGTAAATGATACAGAAACATATACTGAGAGACTGGATGCACTGATGACATGCAGATTACCAGAGCACGATAATGCAGCCTTCAAACTTGTTGGAATCAACTACAAAAGCTCAGATAATTCAcggataaataaacacatggaTTATTCCACCAGATATTACCGTGTATTACACGTGAATTTGTACACGTGTATTCCACGTGTTCATTTTCACGTGAATTCGATTTTGCATTTTCCATCAAATATCCATGAGTAATCCACGTGCAGGATCCACGTGTATTCCACGTGAATTACGTGACATTTGCCCACTgggttgagtgtcattgaagaagagggaatagttgtctggaaggttgtgtcgagttgatagatggaggaattgagtttttgaggcattgaacaataacaagtttgatctggaattgagtttttgaggcattgaacaataccaagtttgctctgccccaattagaaattttaaaaagatcagaagtcaagcgttctgtggcttccctgcgtgaaatgtttacctcctgaagggttggacgtctatgaaaagacgtggaaaagtgcagggtggtatcatcagcgtaggagtggataggacaagaagtttggtttagaagatcattaatgaataataagaagagagtaggtaactactactactactactactactactattttgcaGGCACGTCTCCATTCACCCCCTAGTTTAGCGTGAAATCATACACAGCTGATCCTTGCTGACTCATAGAGGAGataaccaggagagagagagagagaaagagagagagagagaggtttgtttttttcaatatattaatttttgattaattgagagagagagagagagagagagagagagagagagagagagagagagagagagaaaattttcctGTGTAGTTTTATTGGCACACCAGCGAATCGGTGATGTCTGTTCTGTAAAGCCATCTGagcaccaccaatactacctTCCCCACAGCAGTGTCCTCCCCCTCCAGCAACAGTTTGACATTAgtattactttttaattttaaGGTTAGATCAACTGTATTAGATCAAGTGTTATGATGTAACACAAAGACAAGCCAGGCATCATTGTTGTTTACTTTATTCATATTGTATGTACTTAGTATTATCAAACATTAGATGCTTTGAAATCACGATAACTGCTTGATCACAAACCAGAATCTTCTGTATTTAATGTAGTAAATATGGTTCCCTTCCTTTGGCATATGCTGATACTGCAAGAATGCACTTCCATATCCCTTGCATGTAGCATTATGTAATAGTTAATGAGTGCTGTATATCACAACTGCCAATATTCCTCCTGTGATAGCAGCCTTGGCATATTCTAAATATCCTTACATACACTGTTTCATTGAGTACAATGACAACTAatctaaataattaataaataagtgtGTAATGTGCTCTGGAAATACATGCACAGGAGTTA
It encodes:
- the LOC135097791 gene encoding uncharacterized protein LOC135097791 — encoded protein: MGKWGDGGKEEWLNFTLTLYLTLYPAHPAYSHSKKDGEVRQARLNSRMQPEFTKMPSRRYPVSQPVNTCSSLPAPPCLPQSLENTYGVETPSKSACKHLWQFCVEHHAFFRLTQASGNSADAVFSLRGGLWKVHRTIRQQQASVGPGHSGSHSGQRSHGHSARPDTQEWVPPFRCGHGG
- the LOC135097793 gene encoding band 4.1-like protein 4; the encoded protein is MTSYEGEDNIEYFLGLTPAGVVVLKNKAKVGNYFCPRISKVYFRGRFFRVKDKNSLENTYGLETPSKSACKHLWQCFFRLTQASGNSTDAVFSLGAGLGGGRGGGQVCEAV
- the LOC135097818 gene encoding uncharacterized protein LOC135097818, encoding MSYHKRYRQIQRELKELLVSSSEEEADWVHQNTKIPKLYHNNSDPSLSFSDQDSCESTSLSPLIVTAPEELSTDDESHHHISDLALEEGLALWASKNNITRQAANELLELLRNNGHNLPKDSRTLMETPRYLSYYSDSPDQHDKRHHDTLYRRRSHDQGDRRQLDTPDRSDSPGQQERRYEKHYQNRSHDHYDWDNRRDRHNQRDNKSRCDPCNDNQKNHKGSQEDAESSFPLTKFQKRVLQLLLDIRKTVSDTSTCGGKPADTACTLTIKRNNSLEEVQNLEDKLVNPSYFMEVCNQCVRIGGYNKRDMVSNLMCRFMTKNLMCQYNMLGQRGKLSFRKTKLYNVIQESVLKKFSDSNVTEIQMIVAAKLRNAPKLKNEN